Below is a genomic region from Rhodospirillum centenum SW.
GCCGGGCGGGGCCGCACGCGGGAGAGTATGGCATGAAACCGAATGTCGGAGGCATTGATCGCATCCTGCGGTTCGTCGTGGGTGTCTGCCTTTTGTCACTGCTCGTCCTGCTGGAGGGCAATGTGCGCTGGGTCGGGCTGCTCGGTCTCGTGCCGATCGCCACTGCGACGCTGCGCTGGTGCCCGCTCTATCCCCTGCTGGGGATCAACACCTGTCCGTCCCGCTCCAGCCTCGCCTGAACGGCGGGGGCGGCGGTCGCCGTCGGGGTGCCCCGGCCGGACCGTTCTGCCCCGGCCGGGGCCGGGCTCGTCCGGCCGGACCTATCCTTATGGCGCCATGCCATGCGCGGATGGAACGGCCGGCGGGGTCGGATCGGCGGATTCGCCGCTGGCCCCGTCCCGCGGAGCCGGTGCAGGATGGGGGTGTGGCAACAGGAGTGGACCATGACAGCAGAACCGAGGATCATGAGTCTTCGCGAACGTCACGCCCGGCTGGACCGGCAGATCGATGACGCGCAGTCCCGCACCTACAAGGACACCGTCACCATCCAGCGCCTGAAGTTCGAGAAACTGCGCGTGAAGGAGGAGCTGGACCGGCTCGTCCGCCAGTAACCGGCCTCCTTCGATCCCTCCACTACCGCCGGCTGGCCGGGGGCGATGCGGAGCCCCCCGCGCCGGCCGGCCTTCATCCCGGTTCCCCGTCTCCGTCCATCCTCTCCCGCCGGACCCGCGGTGCCTTCTGTCAGGCGCTAGCCGCCGGGCGCACGCCCGACCGGACCGGCACGGCCCCCGCCGCCTGCGAGGGACGCCGGCCACGAGAGACGCCCCCCGCGAGGATCATGCCGGCCGATCCCCTGTCCCAGAGCGCCCTTTCCGCGCCTGCGTTTTCCGCGGCGGGCCTGACCGAGATGATCGGCTATGGCGCCGCGACCCTGACCACGGTCGCCTTCCTGCCGCAGGCGGTGAAGATCTGGCGCACCCGCAGCGCGCGCGACGTGTCGCTGCCCACCTTCGCGCTGTTCACCCTGGGCGTCCTGCTCTGGCTCGCCTACGGGCTGCTGCTGGGGGCGTGGCCGGTGATCCTGGCGAACACGGTGACGCTCGGGCTCTCCGTCCTCATCCTGCTGATGAAGCTGCGCTTCGACCGCGAGGCCTGAGCCTCGCTGCCGGCCGCGTCAGGCGACGGCGCGGCACCCGGCCGCGGCGAAGACGGGGGCGGGGTCGAGGATCAGCACCTGGCGCACGCCGCACCCGTCGCTGTCCACGCAGACCAGGGTCGAATCCCGATTCCAGCGCGGGTGCAGGTCGCAGCGGTGGTCGTGGTCCGCGTGGTCGGGCGCCGGCAGCCGGGCGATGTCGTAGATCGGTCCGTCGCGCAGGTCGAACAGCATCAGGGTCTGCTGCCGGTCCGCATCGGGATAGGTGTCGGTCAGCATCCAGCGCCGGTCGGCGGAGAACATCTGGTGGCCGTCCTCGATCCGTTCCCCGATCAGCTCCATCGGCCGCCGGCCCAGCACGTCGATCTTCCAGTAGCCGGCATTGTTCAGCCGCCGCTTCAGGTCGGGGCGCAGGCTCTTGGCGACCTTCACCAGCGGTCGGACCAGCGGATTCTGCAACAGGCCGCGGTTGCGCAGGGTGCCGAGCTGCTTCATGCCGGTGCGGGCCCAGACGCAGAGCGTGTCGTCGTCCAGCCAGTCGAAATGCGACACCCGATCGTCGGAGACCAGGCGCAGCCCGCCGCCGTCGGGATCGGCCACCATCAGCCGTGACAGCATCTCCCCGGCCGCGGTCCAGTAGCGGTGGATGAAGCAGAAGCGGACGCCCGACGGGCTCCAGCACGGGTGCGTCACGATGTGCGGCACCGGCGGGTCCACCGCCAGCCCGCCCAGGGTCGCGGCCTGCGCCACGGAGACGACGAGCTGCGCCGTCCCCGTCTCCAGGTCCAGGCGCCAGATCCCGTCCGTCTCCGGCATGTCCTGGTCCAGGCCGGGGCCGCTGCCGCCGGCATAGCCGTAGGATTCATAGTGCCGGTTCAGCCGGGCGAAGCCCGGCGCCAGCGACCAGCGCCCGGCCGGGTGCAGGGCATGGACCGGGTGCGGCAGCTCCCGCTCCGTGCCGGCCGCGAGGTCGCGCAGCACCGCTCCGAAGCGGTCGCCGCGGCGGACATTCCAGACCAGCGTCCGGGCCGCTCCCGGCCGCCATTGCAGCCGGGAGCCCTGTTGCAGGTTCCAGGCCTGGGTCTCGCCCACCGGCTCCACCCGCCCGTCGCCGGGCGACCAGAGGCAGATCTCCGCCACGTCGTCGGGCCGGGGCGTGCGCTCGTATCCGGCCGGGATGCGGTGGACGGCCAGCAGGTCACCGGCAGGCGACCAGGGGCAGATGTCGTGAAAGCCGACGAAGTGGGCGGCAGACTCCGGCGTGGCGGCGACAACGGGGCAAGGCAGGTCGATATGGGGCATGGCGACGGCGACAGCCTCGATCGGGAACGGAAAGGGCAGAAACGGGCGGGGGCCGCACGGGCGGGGGCGCCGGCGTGTCCGACGGGATAACGCCGCAGGACGGCGGTGGGCGCCGGACCCGGAAGCGTCAGCCCGGCGGGGACGCGGGGTAGCTCCGTCGGACGGTGTCGCAACCCGGCCCGCCATGGGACGTTTGTGGCCCAGAGCATCCCCCTCGGAGGCAGTTCATGACCCGTCCGTCGCCGGCCCGCAACCTGCCCGATCCCGATCCGCACGACACCGGCCCGCCCGGGTCCCGCCCCCCCGAGCCGCGCACAGCGGTTGTCAGGTCCGCGGCCGCCTCCGGCCCGGTGGCGGTGTCTCCCCCGGACGCGGCGGGCCGTCCGGTCTGCGTTCTGGCTGCCCCCAAGGACCGCTTCCGGGCGACGCAGCCTTTCCATGCCCTGCTGGCCGGAAGCGTCGAGGCGCAGGGCATGGTGGTGGACGAGTTCACCCCGCGGCGCTGCCTGATGGGGCGCTACGACATCGTGCACCTGCACCATCCGGAAAAGTTCGTCACCCGCAGCCCGGGCGCCCGCGATCTGGCCCGTTTCGGCGCCTTCTTCTCCGTCCTGGGGGCGCAGCGCCGGAAGGGGGCGCGGATCGTCTGGACCGCCCACAACGAAGGCCCGCACGAACCCGGCCACCCGCTGCTGGAGCGGCTGTACTGGCGCCTGCTGCTGCCGATGCTGGACGGGGTGATCTACCTCTCCGACTCCTCCCGGGCGCAGCTTGTCCGCTCGAAGCCCCGGCTCTCCCGCATTCCCGGCTTCGTCATCCCGCACGGGGACTTCCGCGCCGCCTACGCCAACGGGATCGACCGGGCCACGGCCCGGCAGCGGCTGGGCTATACCGGCACGGAGCGGGTGCTGGCCTTCGTCGGCAACATCCGCGCCTACAAGAACGTGGCCGCCCTGGCCCGCGCCTTCGCCGATCTGCCCGACCCGGACCTGCGGCTGCTGATCGCCGGTCATGTCCACACCGCCGAGCTGGCGGCGGAGATCGGCATGGTGACGGCGCACGATCCGCGCATCCGGCTGATCGACGCCTTCGTGGACGGCGACGACATGCAGCTCTACCTCAACGCCGCCGATCTGGTGGTGCTGCCCTTCCGGCGCATCCTGAATTCCGGCTCCGCGATTCTCGCCCTGTCCTTCGACCGGCCGGTGCTGGTGCCCGATCTGGGCAGCCTGCGGGAGCTTCAGGGGCTGGTCGGGGCGGAGTGGGTGCAGCTTTTCCGGGGCGAGATCTCACCCGACATCCTCCGTCACGCCCTGGGCCGGTTTCTGTCCCAGCCCCGTCCACCGCGGGCGCCGTTGGAATCCCTGGCCTGGGACCGGATAGGGGAACAGACGGCTGCCGCCTACAGAGCCGTGCTCTGACAGCAGATGTCTCAGCTCGTGACCGGGATGACATGTAAAAAGTCACAGCATTGACCGCTTTCTGCTCCGGCCTTTATTACGGGAACAGGGGCGGAAACTGCTTAAATCCGGAACCTTGGCTGCCCCTCTCCTGGCGTAATTTACATTTCATTAACCACGACCCCGGAGTTTGCCCCGGCGGTCGGCGCCTTTCCTGCGACGCATGGCGTCAGGACAGGGCCCGACCGCGGCACTCCCGGGGTTCCCCGGCCTCTCCGGCCGGGGCGCGCCGGCTCCCCCGCGATAACGGATCAGGACCGACGCAATGGCAACGCAGGTTTCCATCACCGATTTCGGCGCCCGCGGCGACGGGCGCACCGACAACAAGGTCGCCATCCAGAAGGCGCTCGACCACGCCAAGACCACCGGCAAGACGGTCTACGTTCCCGAAGGAACCTTCCTGCACAAGGGCATGCTGCACGCCGACGGCGTGGATCTGGTGGGGGCCGGGGCGAAGTCCGTCCTCAAGGCGGTCGGCGCGTCCTCCAGCTTCGACGACCAGACGGTGCGCCTGTCCGGCAGCGGCGGCTCGATCCGCAACCTGACGCTGGACAGCGACGCCACCAGCCGCGGCTATACCGGCGACAGCACGAAGATCTGGGTGACCGGCGCCCGCGACTGGGTGATCGACCATGTCACCATCAACAACTCCTTCGGGGCCGGCATCCTGGTCGGCTACGGCGCCTCGGACGGGCGCATCAGCAACAACACGGTGCGCAGCACCAACGCCGACTCCATCCACATCTCCCAGGCATCGCACGACATCGTGGTCAGCGGGAACCGGGTGTCGGGCGGCGGCGACGACGGCATCGCCGTCGTCAGCTACATGAGGAACGGCGCGCCTGTGCGCGACATCACCATCACCGGCAACACCGTCACGGACAATCTCTGGGGCCGCAACATCTCGGTGGTGGGCGGCGAGGACGTGACCATCCGGGACAACCATGTCGAGGGCAACAAGGCCGGGCGGGCCGGGATCTATCTCGCCTCCGAACCCGCCTACGACACCTTCGGCGTCCGCAACGTCACGGTCGAGAAGAACCACGTCGAGAATGTCGGCGGCTGGAACACCGGCCAGGGGGCGATCACCCTGTTCAGCGGCACCGGGCGGATGCTGGAGGACATCGTCATCCGCGGCAACGGGATCGTGGACGCGGTGAAGGACGGCATCCTGCTGCGCGGCCGCGCCATCGACGATGTGCGGCTGGAGAACAATCTGATCGAAAGCCCCGGCAACAAGCCCGTCGTCATCCTGGACCGCGTCGGCGACGTGGTGCAGAGCGGCACGGTCGGCAGCCGCGGCGCCTGGAAGGGCGAGGCCGGCCCGTCGGCCGGCAGTCCCCAGAACAGCAGTCCCCAGAACAGCAGACCCCTGGACAGCAGCCCTGCGGACGGGAAGCCCGCGCCCGACACCGATCCGGCGGTTCCGGCGCGGGACAAGGCCCCCGGCCCGGCCGACGGCGGTGGCACCACGGTCAAGGTCTACGCTGCCGGCAACAGCTACAGGGGCGATGCCGAGTTCCGCCTGCTGGCGGACGGGCAGCAGGTCGGCGCGGTGCAGGACGTCACCACCCAGCGCGGCACGGGCTGGCAGGTCTTCACCTTCGATCTGGGGGATGGCGATCTGGGGGACGGCGATCTGGGAGATGGCGGCCTGCCGGACCGGCTCTCCATCCAGTACGCCAACGATCTCTACGGCGGGCCGGGAAAGGACCGCAACCTGGAGATCGACCGGATCGAGATCGACGGCACCGTGATCGATCCGGGCAAGGCCGGCCGGATGTTCTGCAACGGCATCCTGCATGTCGATCTGGACTCCATCGGCCTGGTCGGGGTGGACGCCGCCGCGGCCTGACCGCACACCCGCCGACGCGCCCCGCCCGGCCGGCTCCCTGGCCGGCCGGTGCCGGGCGGCGCGGTCTGGGTAGTCCCTCCGGTCCCGGGGCGGCCCTGGTGGCCGACCCCGGGAACCCGCCTTGCTGCACCCGCGTTCCGCCCCCCGGTGACCGTCCCCGCGGGCGGTGCCCGTTGCCAGCGAGCGCGAGAGATGCAGGCGCCCACATTCCCCGCAGCGGCCCCCAGGGCAGCCCGCAACAGCCCGGCCGGCATCCTGCTGCCCGGTGCCGACGGCCGGCCCGTGGCGAACGTCGGCAACCCGGCCTACGCCGTGGCCGCGTTCCTGATGCTGACCCTGCTGCCCTACCTGGTCCCCATGGAGTACATGGAGATCGTGAAGATGGTGGGGCCGCTGGAGCATCTGCTGACCTGCCTCGTCCTGGCCGGCCTGCTGCTGGGGGCCTATGCGCTCTACACCGCGGTGCTGGACCCGCGCTTCGATCCGCGGCCGGAACGGCTGGAGGCGCCGTTCCGCGACACGCTCTACCTGTTCATGCGCATCCTGATCTGGGTCGCGGTCGTCGCCAACGTCGGCATCCTGGCCTGGTGCATCCCGCATTACAGCGGCTCGATCTTCTCCATGAAGGCGGCCATGGCCGACCTGGGCGGGGTGAACATCCTCAGCCAGTCCTACCTGTTCGCCATCGGGCCGTTCCTCTACCTCTCGCTGGCGCGGCAGCGGCCGTACCGGCGCGAGCTGCTCTGGCTGGCGGTGGTGCTGGCCGTGCGCGCCTTCCTGCTGGCCGAACGGCTGGCGCTGATGGAGTTCGCGGTGGTGGCGCTGGTCAGCCTCGCGCTGCTGCGGCAGATGCTGATTCCGCTGACCCGTCTGGTGCTGATCGGGGTCGCGGTGCCGGTCCTGTTCGTCACGGCGGAGATCTTCCGCAGCTTCTACGCCAAGTTCGTCCGCGATACCGGCTGGGGGCACCTGGATCTGGGCTTCATCCTGCAATGGAACCTGGAGCGTCTGGCGCTCTACTACACGGACGTGACGAACAAATTCTATTTCATGCTGAAGGAGCAGTACTTCTACACCACGGAGTTCTATCTGCGCGGCCTGCGCAGCATCGGCGCGCGCTTCGGCCTCGCGGAGGAGGAGGCCCAGAGCCAGATCAACATCCTGATCGAGCAGTACGATGTCGGCAACGAGGAGATGACCAACCCCGGCGGGCTGGCCGTGCTGCTGTCGGATTTCGGCTGGTGGGGGGCGGGTGTGCTGGCGCTGCTGGTGACGCTGCTGTTCCTGACCCATCTGCGGGCCAGCCGCGGGCATCTGGTCTCGCTGGCGGTCTATCCGGTGCTGTTCCTGACCATGGTGGAGCTGCCGCGCTTCGTCTACCTCTACTCCTCGCGCTGCATCACCCCGTTCGTGCTGTTCCTGCTCGCCTGGATCGCTGCGCGCCTGATCTCCCAGGACGCCCGGTTCCAGCCTTCCGCGCCGCGCGCGCCAGCACCGGGCGCCCCAGTACCGGGCGCGTCTGCGGCGCCCGGCAGCCTGGGCGCCTAGCGCGCCGCCGCCCCCCGACGGGGGCACCCCCGGGGCCGCCCGCGGCGCTGTCGCGGCCCGGCAGTCCGACGCCCAACTCCGATGTCCACAAGGATGGCCGCATGCCGCGCTATGTCCTGATCGACGGTTTCCGGGGCTTCTTCCTGGTCTTCATGCTGATCAACCACCTGAACGGCACGATCCCGCTGCCGTTCGCGGCGGTGAACCACGCCAAGCTGGGTTTCGTGGAGGACGCGCAGGGCTTCGTGCTGCTGTCCGGCGTCGTCTCCGGGCTGTTCTACGGCGGGCTGGCCCTGAAGAAGGGCGACGCCCTGATGCGGACGCGCATCCGTGACCGGGTGCTGACGATCCTGCGCTACCATGCCTGGGTGCTGCTGGCCGTCGCCGTGCTGATCCTGGCGACGGGCAGCGCCGCCTGGGAGACGATGGCGCCCCTGTTCTACCGCGACTTCGACGTGGCGGTGGCGTCGGCCGGGACGCTGCTCTACCAGCCGACCTTCATGGACATCCTGCCGATGTACATGATCTATCTGGCCCTGACCCCGGCCATGATCGCCCTGATGCGGTCGGGGCGGACGCTGGAACTGCTGGCCGGCAGCGTGCTGCTCTGGATGCTGGCACAGACCGGCCTGCCGGGCGCGCTCGCCTCCCTGGCCGAAGGGGCCGTCCGGCTGGCGGTGCCGGCCTTCGAGATCCGCTGGGGCTTCGACCCGCTGGGCTGGCAGGTGCTGTTCGTCTTCGGCGTCTGGGTCGGCTTCGGCATGACCTCGGGCCGGATCGACCCGGCCGCCTGGGTGCGGACCCACTGCCGCGGCCTGTTCCTGCTGCTGGCCGGGGGGGCGGTGTTCTTCCTGGCCGCCAAGCTGGTGTTCAAGCTGGAACTGCTGGGACCGGACTTCAGCGAGACCTTCGGCGGCAGCTTCGTCCGCTTCCACTTCAGCGTCCTGCATGTGGTGAACTTCCTGGTCTATCTCGGGCTCGTGCTCTGGCTGCTGATCCTGGGACCGGAGTCGCACTGGGCGCCGGTCCGCGCCCTTGCCCGGCTGATGGACCGCTTCTTCCGCCTGCCCTGGCTGGTGTTCCTGGGGCAGCACTCGCTTCAGGTCTACGCCTGGCATGTGCTGGTCGTGTATCTGGCGGCCTGGCTGGTCACCTGGACGGGGGACCCCGGTCCCGTGGCGGCCAGCGGGATCGGCCTCCTGGCGCTGGCGTCGCTGACGCTGCCGGCCTGGCTGCATGCCCGCTCGCGCGGGCCGAAACGCCCGGCGCCGGCCGCCACGACAGCCCCCAAGGTGGCTCCGGCGGGGCAGGCGGCGGCCCCGCTCCCCGCCGGCATGGTGCCGGACGGCAGGCTGGCAGACGGGGGCTGAGGGGCGGGGGCTGAGGGGCCGGGGGCTGAAGAACAGGCCGCGGGGCTGCTCCCACTCCCCTGCGGGCATCCAGCTCCGGCGGCTTTCATCTGCCTGCCGGTTTCTTCAGCCTTTCAGGGGATGATCTCGACCGTCGCTGTCATCCCTGCCGCCAGTTCCACGTCGGAAGGCATCTGGTCGATATGGATGCGGACCGGAATGCGCTGGGCAAGACGGACCCAGGAGAATGTCGCCGCCACATCGGGCAGGCCGAGATGACCCGGCGCGTCGTTGCTGTTCTCGATACCCCGGCCGATACTTTCGACATGGCCGGTCACCGGCCGGTCAAAGCCCATCAGCATGATCCGCGCCGGGCTTCCGACGCGGATCATGTGGATCTTTGTCTCCTCGAAATAGCCGGTGATCCAGAAGCTGGATGCGGCGAGGATGGCGACCCTGGTCGTGCCCGCCGTCGCGTAGTCGCCGGGCCGAAGCCTCAGATTGGTGACATAACCGTCGACCGGCGAACGGATCGTTGAACGGGCAAGGTCGAGCCGGGCCAGATCGAGGGCGGCAACCGCTGCCTGATAAGCCGCACCGGCCACCGCTGCCGCCCCGCTGGATTGCTGCAAGGCTTCCTGTGAAACGACGTTCCTGAGCTGGCTGCGCCGACGCGCCGTCGCCTGACTGACGATCATCTCCTGACGTCTGGCTTCGAGGTCGGCCTCCGCCAACGCCACGGCCAGCCGCAGCCGCTCGGGGTCGATCTCGTAGAGAATATCGCCCCGTCTGACATACTGATTGTCGGCCACAGGCACGGAGCGGATCGTACCGGAGACTTCCGGCGCGATCTGTATGACATCCGCGCCGACCCGTCCGTCGCGGGTCCACGGCGTTCGCTCGTACTGGCGCCAGGCCCCGACGGCGACGAAGGCGGCGATGGCGACCACGCCCAGAGTCAGGGCATAGCGGCCGAGCAGAAGCAGGAAAGGTTTCACGACATCAGTCCGGTCAGTGGCAGG
It encodes:
- a CDS encoding SemiSWEET family sugar transporter, with protein sequence MPADPLSQSALSAPAFSAAGLTEMIGYGAATLTTVAFLPQAVKIWRTRSARDVSLPTFALFTLGVLLWLAYGLLLGAWPVILANTVTLGLSVLILLMKLRFDREA
- a CDS encoding OpgC family protein, which translates into the protein MPRYVLIDGFRGFFLVFMLINHLNGTIPLPFAAVNHAKLGFVEDAQGFVLLSGVVSGLFYGGLALKKGDALMRTRIRDRVLTILRYHAWVLLAVAVLILATGSAAWETMAPLFYRDFDVAVASAGTLLYQPTFMDILPMYMIYLALTPAMIALMRSGRTLELLAGSVLLWMLAQTGLPGALASLAEGAVRLAVPAFEIRWGFDPLGWQVLFVFGVWVGFGMTSGRIDPAAWVRTHCRGLFLLLAGGAVFFLAAKLVFKLELLGPDFSETFGGSFVRFHFSVLHVVNFLVYLGLVLWLLILGPESHWAPVRALARLMDRFFRLPWLVFLGQHSLQVYAWHVLVVYLAAWLVTWTGDPGPVAASGIGLLALASLTLPAWLHARSRGPKRPAPAATTAPKVAPAGQAAAPLPAGMVPDGRLADGG
- a CDS encoding oligosaccharide repeat unit polymerase, whose translation is MQAPTFPAAAPRAARNSPAGILLPGADGRPVANVGNPAYAVAAFLMLTLLPYLVPMEYMEIVKMVGPLEHLLTCLVLAGLLLGAYALYTAVLDPRFDPRPERLEAPFRDTLYLFMRILIWVAVVANVGILAWCIPHYSGSIFSMKAAMADLGGVNILSQSYLFAIGPFLYLSLARQRPYRRELLWLAVVLAVRAFLLAERLALMEFAVVALVSLALLRQMLIPLTRLVLIGVAVPVLFVTAEIFRSFYAKFVRDTGWGHLDLGFILQWNLERLALYYTDVTNKFYFMLKEQYFYTTEFYLRGLRSIGARFGLAEEEAQSQINILIEQYDVGNEEMTNPGGLAVLLSDFGWWGAGVLALLVTLLFLTHLRASRGHLVSLAVYPVLFLTMVELPRFVYLYSSRCITPFVLFLLAWIAARLISQDARFQPSAPRAPAPGAPVPGASAAPGSLGA
- a CDS encoding YgaP family membrane protein — its product is MKPNVGGIDRILRFVVGVCLLSLLVLLEGNVRWVGLLGLVPIATATLRWCPLYPLLGINTCPSRSSLA
- a CDS encoding YdcH family protein yields the protein MSLRERHARLDRQIDDAQSRTYKDTVTIQRLKFEKLRVKEELDRLVRQ
- a CDS encoding glycosyl hydrolase family 28-related protein, translating into MATQVSITDFGARGDGRTDNKVAIQKALDHAKTTGKTVYVPEGTFLHKGMLHADGVDLVGAGAKSVLKAVGASSSFDDQTVRLSGSGGSIRNLTLDSDATSRGYTGDSTKIWVTGARDWVIDHVTINNSFGAGILVGYGASDGRISNNTVRSTNADSIHISQASHDIVVSGNRVSGGGDDGIAVVSYMRNGAPVRDITITGNTVTDNLWGRNISVVGGEDVTIRDNHVEGNKAGRAGIYLASEPAYDTFGVRNVTVEKNHVENVGGWNTGQGAITLFSGTGRMLEDIVIRGNGIVDAVKDGILLRGRAIDDVRLENNLIESPGNKPVVILDRVGDVVQSGTVGSRGAWKGEAGPSAGSPQNSSPQNSRPLDSSPADGKPAPDTDPAVPARDKAPGPADGGGTTVKVYAAGNSYRGDAEFRLLADGQQVGAVQDVTTQRGTGWQVFTFDLGDGDLGDGDLGDGGLPDRLSIQYANDLYGGPGKDRNLEIDRIEIDGTVIDPGKAGRMFCNGILHVDLDSIGLVGVDAAAA
- a CDS encoding efflux RND transporter periplasmic adaptor subunit, yielding MKPFLLLLGRYALTLGVVAIAAFVAVGAWRQYERTPWTRDGRVGADVIQIAPEVSGTIRSVPVADNQYVRRGDILYEIDPERLRLAVALAEADLEARRQEMIVSQATARRRSQLRNVVSQEALQQSSGAAAVAGAAYQAAVAALDLARLDLARSTIRSPVDGYVTNLRLRPGDYATAGTTRVAILAASSFWITGYFEETKIHMIRVGSPARIMLMGFDRPVTGHVESIGRGIENSNDAPGHLGLPDVAATFSWVRLAQRIPVRIHIDQMPSDVELAAGMTATVEIIP
- a CDS encoding glycosyltransferase, with translation MTRPSPARNLPDPDPHDTGPPGSRPPEPRTAVVRSAAASGPVAVSPPDAAGRPVCVLAAPKDRFRATQPFHALLAGSVEAQGMVVDEFTPRRCLMGRYDIVHLHHPEKFVTRSPGARDLARFGAFFSVLGAQRRKGARIVWTAHNEGPHEPGHPLLERLYWRLLLPMLDGVIYLSDSSRAQLVRSKPRLSRIPGFVIPHGDFRAAYANGIDRATARQRLGYTGTERVLAFVGNIRAYKNVAALARAFADLPDPDLRLLIAGHVHTAELAAEIGMVTAHDPRIRLIDAFVDGDDMQLYLNAADLVVLPFRRILNSGSAILALSFDRPVLVPDLGSLRELQGLVGAEWVQLFRGEISPDILRHALGRFLSQPRPPRAPLESLAWDRIGEQTAAAYRAVL